In Rattus norvegicus strain BN/NHsdMcwi chromosome 3, GRCr8, whole genome shotgun sequence, a genomic segment contains:
- the Olr673 gene encoding olfactory receptor Olr673 — protein MQNQSSVTEFVILGLSQNPKVEKILFFVLLLVYLATVGGNMIIVVTIMYSPALLSCPMYFFLAFLSFLDLCVSSTVTPKMIVDFLHEKKTISFGWCMTQLFSVHFFSGTEMIVLAAMAYDRSVAICKPLHYSSILTRRLCSILVAISWAGGFLHSIIQIIFTLQLPLCGPNIIDHYTCDLFPLLKLACTDTHIFVILVFANSGAICIIIFSMLLVSYGVILFTLRAHSYEGRRKALSTCGAHITVVVLFLVPCILIYARDTSAFSFEKDTLLFVNVLTPLLNPMVYTFRNKEMINAIRKMWKRLIVVFVRY, from the coding sequence ATGCAAAATCAGAGTTCTGTTACTGAGTTCGTAATCTTGGGACTTTCTCAGAACCCAAAAGTTGAAAAAATACTGTTTTTTGTACTTTTATTGGTCTATCTGGCAACTGTAGGGGGCAACATGATTATTGTGGTGACCATCATGTACAGCCCTGCACTGTTGAGCTGTCCCATGTACTTCTTCTTGGCATTCCTGTCCTTTCTGGATCTATGTGTCTCTTCTACAGTTACACCCAAGATGATTGTAGACTTCTTACACGAGAAGAAGACCATTTCCTTTGGCTGGTGTATGACACAACTGTTTTCAGTCCATTTCTTCTCAGGAACAGAAATGATTGTCCTGGcagccatggcctatgaccgctccGTGGCTATCTGCAAGCCTTTGCATTATTCTTCCATCCTTACCCGGAGGCTCTGCAGCATTTTGGTAGCAATATCCTGGGCAGGGGGCTTCTTACACTCTATCATACAAATTATATTCACATTGCAGCTGCCTTTATGTGGACCCAATATCATTGATCATTATACATGTGATTTGTTTCCATTGCTGAAACTTGCctgcactgacacacacatatttgtCATTTTGGTATTTGCAAACAGTGGTGCTATCTGCATCATAATCTTCTCCATGTTGCTTGTTTCCTATGGTGTCATTTTGTTCACTCTGAGAGCCCACAGTTATGAAGGTCGACGGAAAGCTCTTTCTACCTGTGGAGCCCACATTACtgttgtggttttgttccttGTTCCATGCATCTTAATATATGCACGGGATACATCTGCGTTCTCCTTTGAGAAGGACACACTTTTATTTGTCAATGTCCTTACACCATTGCTCAATCCTATGGTTTACACTTTCAGGAATAAGGAAATGATAAATGCCATCAGGAAAATGTGGAAGAGGCTAATAGTggtttttgttagatattag
- the Or4c114 gene encoding olfactory receptor Olr674: protein MQNQSFVTEFILLGLSQNVNVEKMLLVLFLFIYLSTIVGNMIIVVTIIYSPILLGSPMYFFLIFLSLLDAFTSSTVTPKIIIDCFYERKTICFECCMTQLFAVHFFTGAEVIVLSAMAYDRYVAICKPLHYSSIMTQRLCRILVVVSWAGGFLHSIIQIIFTLQLPFCGPNIIDHYMCDLFPLLKLACTDTHIYVFMIFANSGAICIIIFSLLLVSYGVILFSLRAHSSEGRRKALSTCGSHIIVVILCFVPCLLIYARPTSAFSFEKNMLIFINVLTPLLNPMVYTFRNKEMKNAIRKMWMRLIVVSDEF, encoded by the coding sequence ATGCAAAACCAGAGCTTTGTCACTGAGTTTATACTACTGGGGCTTTCACAGAACGTGAATGTGGAGAAAATgctattggttttatttttgtttatctaCCTTTCAACTATTGTGGGCAACATGATAATTGTGGTGACCATCATCTACAGCCCTATACTACTGGGgtcccccatgtacttctttttgATATTCCTGTCCTTACTGGATGCATTCACTTCTTCAACTGTCACCCCCAAGATAATCATAGACTGCTTCTATGAGAGGAAGACCATCTGCTTTGAATGTTGTATGACACAACTGTTTGCTGTCCACTTTTTCACTGGGGCAGAAGTGATTGTCCTGTcagccatggcctatgaccgctatgtggccatctgcaagcCACTTCACTACTCTTCCATCATGACCCAGAGGCTTTGTAGAATTTTGGTGGTTGTGTCCTGGGCAGGGGGATTCTTGCATTCTATCATACAGATTATCTTCACTTTGCAGCTGCCTTTCTGTGGACCCAATATCATTGATCATTACATGTGTGACTTGTTCCCATTACTGAAGCTTGCCTGTACTGACACACACATTTATGTCTTTATGATATTTGCCAACAGTGGTGCTATATGCATTATAATCTTCTCTTTATTGCTTGTCTCCTATGGTGTCATCTTGTTTTCTCTGAGAGCCCATAGCTCTGAAGGTCGACGTAAAGCTCTCTCCACCTGTGGATCGCATATAATTGTTGTGATTTTGTGCTTTGTTCCATGTCTGTTAATATATGCAAGACCCACTTCTGCATTCTCCTTTGAGAAAAACATGCTTATATTTATCAATGTCCTCACACCATTGCTAAATCCTATGGTTTACACTTTCAGGAATAAGGAAATGAAGAATGCCATCAGAAAAATGTGGATGAGATTAATAGTGGTTTctgatgaattttaa